In Halobaculum magnesiiphilum, the following proteins share a genomic window:
- a CDS encoding HalOD1 output domain-containing protein, producing MSERNDSDPTTGKQTEYHVVEQRAYDPADGSDLTTVIIEAVATADGVEKTSIREPPLYEVVDIAAVKDALFGGTEPNIRGATGSSFDFEYRRYRITVRGDGWVQVAEPAQG from the coding sequence ATGAGCGAGCGGAACGATTCTGACCCTACTACTGGAAAGCAGACAGAGTATCACGTGGTCGAACAGCGAGCGTACGACCCGGCGGACGGTTCCGACCTGACGACCGTCATCATCGAGGCAGTCGCCACCGCCGACGGTGTGGAGAAGACGAGCATCAGAGAGCCACCGTTGTACGAAGTCGTTGATATCGCCGCCGTCAAAGACGCGCTGTTCGGGGGGACGGAACCCAACATTCGTGGTGCGACCGGTTCCAGTTTCGACTTCGAGTACCGCAGGTATCGTATCACCGTCCGCGGGGACGGGTGGGTTCAGGTCGCCGAACCAGCCCAGGGATAG
- a CDS encoding alpha-glucosidase C-terminal domain-containing protein, producing the protein MRGEFDALGYRADFEEVQVESTSENVVAYARESDGERVVVVLNFGHEPEEVGLPGERTEASDRLRGERVASEGGVYVENAVILPAG; encoded by the coding sequence GTGCGTGGCGAGTTCGACGCGCTCGGCTATCGAGCCGACTTCGAAGAAGTACAGGTGGAGTCGACCTCCGAGAACGTCGTGGCCTACGCCCGCGAGAGCGACGGCGAGCGGGTCGTCGTCGTGTTGAACTTCGGCCACGAACCCGAGGAGGTCGGACTGCCAGGGGAGCGTACCGAGGCGAGTGACCGACTCCGCGGCGAGCGCGTCGCTTCGGAGGGCGGTGTCTACGTGGAAAACGCGGTCATTCTGCCCGCGGGGTGA
- a CDS encoding HalOD1 output domain-containing protein — translation MSGYSVQIVQKVADKEDMHPTELDCTLGDVVDPDALNQLIESLEENDENSNAVLRFGFCGYTVSVSPAGNIEIH, via the coding sequence ATGAGCGGGTACAGTGTTCAGATTGTCCAGAAAGTCGCGGATAAAGAAGACATGCATCCGACTGAACTGGATTGTACACTGGGCGACGTGGTCGATCCTGATGCGTTAAATCAGTTGATAGAGTCTTTAGAAGAAAACGACGAAAATTCGAACGCGGTTCTTAGATTTGGATTTTGTGGATATACGGTGAGTGTGTCTCCAGCAGGCAACATCGAGATACATTGA
- the tnpA gene encoding IS200/IS605 family transposase translates to MVKSTRHAKYELYYHIVFVPKYRRSHLTGTTKERLEAIFAEICENKDLELAESEVMPDHVHLFIGSPPKNAPSLIVNWVKGISARKYNQRYDDRVKWTRSYYVGTAGSASKGAVEQYIAEQEGDDE, encoded by the coding sequence ATGGTAAAGAGTACTCGTCATGCGAAATACGAACTCTACTACCACATAGTGTTCGTGCCGAAATATCGGCGTTCGCACCTGACGGGGACGACGAAGGAACGTCTCGAAGCCATCTTCGCGGAAATCTGTGAAAATAAAGACCTCGAACTGGCCGAGTCCGAGGTCATGCCCGACCACGTACACCTGTTCATCGGGAGTCCGCCCAAGAACGCCCCCTCACTCATCGTCAACTGGGTTAAGGGGATTTCGGCGCGAAAGTACAATCAGCGGTACGACGACCGCGTGAAGTGGACTCGTTCGTACTACGTCGGTACGGCGGGGAGCGCCTCGAAGGGCGCTGTCGAACAGTACATTGCTGAACAAGAGGGCGATGACGAATGA
- a CDS encoding RPA12/RPB9/RPC11 RNA polymerase family protein, with the protein MRFCDGCGSMMHTEGDTWVCRACENEELRDSQAEAAMTTKDGQRDDGAPTVADATRSSTETMQESCPADGCDSDRADYEMIPKPGGSYEVRLFTCVECGHRWRES; encoded by the coding sequence ATGCGATTCTGTGACGGGTGTGGTTCGATGATGCACACGGAGGGCGACACGTGGGTGTGTCGCGCCTGTGAGAACGAGGAGCTTCGGGACTCGCAAGCGGAAGCGGCGATGACGACCAAAGACGGACAGCGGGACGACGGGGCGCCCACCGTGGCCGACGCGACCCGGAGCTCCACCGAGACGATGCAAGAGTCCTGTCCTGCGGACGGCTGCGACAGCGACCGGGCCGACTACGAGATGATACCGAAGCCGGGCGGCTCCTACGAAGTTCGGCTGTTCACCTGCGTCGAGTGCGGCCACAGGTGGCGTGAGTCCTGA
- a CDS encoding helix-turn-helix domain-containing protein, with translation MSVIAEFSIEADQFLLGRIIAEFPNLAVEIERVVPTGNRIMPYIWGYGEDLDEFVSAMQDHRNVKSIIAVDQVDNQALYKIEWEDPTEQLIAGIAETTATILKARSNDVWTFEIRFEDHKGLAEFNEYCTAHGIEYSLERVSALTDSQYFEKSYALTKPQYEALSLAVEYGYFEIPREVTYKELAEQLDISEQAVSERVRRATNKVLRAIMRGQSSFDF, from the coding sequence ATGAGTGTCATAGCCGAATTCTCCATCGAGGCAGATCAGTTTTTGCTAGGGAGGATCATCGCGGAGTTCCCCAATCTCGCTGTAGAAATAGAGCGGGTCGTTCCAACCGGCAATCGGATTATGCCGTACATCTGGGGGTATGGTGAAGATTTGGACGAGTTCGTCAGTGCAATGCAAGACCATCGAAACGTCAAATCGATCATTGCTGTTGATCAGGTTGACAACCAGGCATTGTACAAAATCGAGTGGGAGGACCCTACAGAACAGCTCATTGCGGGGATCGCAGAAACGACAGCAACAATTCTGAAGGCACGCAGTAATGATGTTTGGACCTTCGAGATCAGGTTCGAGGATCACAAAGGACTGGCCGAATTCAACGAATATTGTACCGCACACGGTATCGAGTATAGTCTAGAACGCGTCTCAGCACTGACCGATTCCCAGTACTTCGAAAAAAGCTACGCACTCACAAAACCCCAGTACGAAGCGCTATCGCTGGCAGTCGAATACGGATATTTCGAAATCCCACGAGAAGTCACCTACAAGGAGTTAGCTGAGCAACTCGACATCTCGGAACAGGCGGTGTCGGAGCGTGTCCGCCGCGCAACGAACAAGGTGTTGCGAGCCATTATGCGCGGGCAGTCGTCGTTTGACTTCTGA
- a CDS encoding helix-turn-helix transcriptional regulator, with protein sequence MTDPLDQIQYLVMSKNRVRVLEYLSEAPADREELSEQLDIPRSTLSRVLTGLEAQNWISQHGSDCNSTPLGAVLADEFTSLKEAVETMQHLEDVIDYLPVDETDFELNRLRDATITTPTQTDPGAPVRRARELLHEANEFRFLTNTVVSPLVETLREQTVQGELTLVGVITGDLLDAVSDSPEFRERTREMIESGSAEFYRYDGSVSQTLGVADETVAVITQIDRDGNQRAQFETDDRYVCSWVVSTIEEHRREAEQIRANTLAE encoded by the coding sequence ATGACGGATCCACTCGACCAGATTCAGTATCTTGTGATGTCGAAAAACCGCGTGCGGGTGCTCGAATACTTGAGCGAAGCGCCGGCCGATCGCGAGGAACTCAGCGAGCAACTGGACATCCCCCGATCAACGCTCAGCCGAGTTCTCACCGGCTTGGAAGCACAAAACTGGATCTCACAACACGGTTCGGATTGCAACAGTACGCCGTTGGGCGCGGTCCTCGCCGACGAGTTCACATCGCTCAAGGAGGCCGTTGAGACGATGCAGCACCTCGAAGACGTGATCGACTATCTACCAGTGGACGAGACCGATTTCGAGTTGAACCGGCTCCGCGACGCGACGATTACGACGCCGACCCAAACCGATCCGGGTGCTCCGGTCCGACGAGCTCGGGAACTATTACACGAAGCTAACGAGTTCCGGTTTCTCACCAACACGGTCGTGTCTCCCCTCGTAGAGACCCTCCGGGAGCAAACCGTCCAGGGGGAGCTCACTCTCGTCGGCGTGATAACCGGGGACCTCCTCGATGCCGTCAGTGACTCGCCAGAGTTCCGCGAACGGACACGGGAAATGATCGAATCGGGGAGCGCCGAGTTCTATCGCTACGACGGCAGCGTTTCGCAGACGCTTGGGGTCGCGGACGAGACGGTGGCGGTGATTACGCAGATCGATCGGGATGGGAACCAGCGTGCCCAGTTCGAAACTGATGACCGGTACGTGTGTTCGTGGGTTGTGTCGACGATCGAGGAGCATCGCCGTGAGGCCGAGCAAATACGCGCCAACACCCTCGCAGAGTGA
- a CDS encoding cupin domain-containing protein, translating to MFTTVQLEDERHTLTSGGYAMAPREVPHTYRNSGDDPARVLFIYTPGNHWRYLEAAAEQSPVEDESDIDRMLPILEPYGIEMVGPPLDVDDATVS from the coding sequence CTGTTCACAACCGTTCAGCTCGAAGACGAACGTCACACACTCACGTCAGGCGGGTACGCGATGGCTCCTCGTGAGGTTCCACACACCTACCGGAACTCGGGCGACGATCCCGCCCGCGTCCTGTTCATCTATACGCCGGGGAACCACTGGCGATACCTCGAGGCGGCAGCAGAACAGAGCCCCGTCGAGGACGAGTCCGACATCGATCGGATGCTCCCGATACTCGAACCCTACGGTATCGAAATGGTCGGGCCGCCGCTCGACGTGGACGACGCGACGGTGAGTTAG
- a CDS encoding carbon-nitrogen hydrolase family protein, translating to MTPRVAACQFEPVVDSLDANYDRIETLTEQVNADLAVFPELCVTGYDLSVARKRATPVPGELTSPLIDIASRTDTELVVGLPERDGDALYNVFVLVDGSGVQATYRKRYPWGDEPSVFDTGTGPVVADTSVGRIGFLLCYDLNFPELALEYAERDCDVLAVGAAWRTSFRGDWRLLLRSRALDGPCYTIGANHVGDQRGREHAGESLVAGPKGEVLVETGTASDAAVTTVDSSELDAAMERNPVRETRQELSSE from the coding sequence ATGACACCGCGCGTCGCCGCGTGTCAGTTCGAACCAGTTGTGGACAGTCTCGACGCGAACTACGACCGCATCGAGACGCTGACCGAGCAGGTGAACGCGGACCTCGCCGTGTTTCCAGAGCTGTGCGTGACAGGGTACGATCTGTCTGTGGCACGGAAGCGGGCGACACCGGTCCCCGGTGAACTGACGTCGCCCTTGATTGACATCGCCTCCCGGACCGACACCGAACTCGTCGTCGGCCTCCCTGAGCGCGACGGTGACGCACTGTACAACGTGTTCGTCCTCGTCGACGGTAGCGGCGTGCAGGCAACCTACCGGAAGCGCTACCCCTGGGGCGACGAGCCGAGTGTGTTCGACACCGGGACTGGCCCAGTTGTTGCTGACACGAGCGTTGGTCGCATCGGGTTCCTTCTGTGCTACGACCTCAATTTCCCCGAACTGGCATTGGAATACGCCGAACGGGACTGTGACGTGCTCGCTGTCGGTGCTGCGTGGCGGACCTCGTTCCGCGGCGACTGGCGACTCCTCCTGCGGTCGCGAGCGCTCGACGGTCCCTGTTACACGATTGGCGCAAACCACGTGGGCGATCAGCGTGGACGCGAACATGCCGGCGAGAGTCTCGTAGCCGGGCCGAAGGGCGAGGTACTCGTGGAGACAGGAACGGCGTCCGACGCAGCCGTCACGACGGTTGACTCCTCGGAGCTTGACGCCGCAATGGAGCGAAACCCAGTTCGCGAGACTCGACAGGAGTTGTCGTCCGAGTAA
- a CDS encoding DUF7344 domain-containing protein → MVSERGQSEDDDLNESSPSDSDIATGDGRVSIDPAILELDHVFSALSNPRRRYVMYALAENSEWILDALATKLAAWEEDVDEATVDANRRDRVYVSLYHTHVPKLVDEDIVAFDSETETITRAEHAEQVLAMLAGAGGSLDHAQEHHAGRAYDSDPGTDRNS, encoded by the coding sequence ATGGTTTCTGAGAGAGGCCAGTCGGAGGATGACGATCTAAATGAGTCGAGCCCCTCAGACAGCGATATCGCCACTGGTGATGGCCGGGTATCTATCGACCCGGCCATCCTGGAGTTAGATCACGTTTTTTCGGCGTTGAGCAACCCAAGACGGCGATATGTCATGTACGCCCTCGCAGAGAACTCTGAATGGATTCTCGATGCCTTGGCGACAAAACTGGCGGCGTGGGAGGAGGACGTAGACGAAGCGACCGTTGACGCCAACCGTCGCGACCGGGTCTACGTTTCGCTGTATCACACGCACGTCCCGAAACTCGTTGACGAGGACATCGTCGCGTTCGATTCCGAGACCGAGACCATAACCCGGGCGGAACATGCCGAACAGGTCCTTGCTATGCTTGCGGGCGCAGGCGGAAGTCTCGACCACGCACAGGAACATCACGCCGGCCGTGCGTACGACAGCGACCCAGGTACTGACCGTAATTCATGA
- a CDS encoding DUF7344 domain-containing protein, whose translation MNGRLSVPLNLTCFTAQGFDFSRDTPTTNVAMSGTRPLSRLSGDDLLDALYKTLANRERRRILRYLADLPEPIPISQVATEIAALEHGDDSSGISTSQQSDTHVALLHIHLPMLDEVGLVNWDRDSDTVAISHTLEELIVTTSGNVLDVSVSVGKQT comes from the coding sequence ATGAACGGGAGACTCTCTGTGCCTCTGAATTTAACCTGCTTTACTGCACAAGGGTTCGACTTTAGCAGAGATACGCCGACGACAAATGTAGCCATGAGTGGGACAAGACCACTTTCGCGGCTCAGCGGGGACGACCTGTTGGACGCGCTCTACAAAACGCTGGCAAACCGGGAACGACGTAGAATACTCCGGTATTTGGCCGATCTGCCAGAGCCGATCCCAATCTCTCAAGTTGCGACTGAAATAGCAGCCCTCGAACACGGTGACGACTCGTCGGGCATCTCTACCAGCCAGCAATCGGATACACATGTGGCTCTTCTCCACATCCATCTTCCGATGCTCGATGAGGTCGGGTTAGTGAACTGGGACAGGGACAGTGATACCGTTGCGATCTCTCATACCCTGGAGGAACTGATCGTCACGACGTCTGGCAACGTTCTCGACGTGTCAGTATCAGTTGGTAAACAAACATAG
- a CDS encoding DUF5786 family protein, producing MGFGSYDESEQQNHEVETDDDSEGVDVHENDHEGEARFEAGASTDDLVSQLKDMKSEDDE from the coding sequence ATGGGTTTTGGAAGCTACGATGAGTCCGAGCAGCAGAACCACGAGGTAGAAACGGACGACGATTCGGAGGGAGTCGACGTGCATGAAAACGATCACGAAGGAGAAGCTCGCTTCGAAGCGGGAGCCTCGACCGACGATCTCGTCTCCCAATTGAAGGACATGAAGTCGGAAGACGACGAGTGA